The genomic window CGGAAGATTTCGCCGTCAGACCCCGCGGCAAGGGATTCCGCTGCCTGCCTGGACTCTGGAACGATGATCAGATATCTGGCTTCAGGGAATTTACTAAAAGGATCCACAAACATGATACCGTTCTGATAGCACAGATATACCACGCAGGAAGACAGTCGAGCAAGATGGTGCTCGGCCAGGTACCTCAGGCTCCGTCCGCGATCCCATGCCCATTCAGTCCTGACATGCCGGAAGAGCTGAGCATCGAAGAAATCAAAAAAATCATCACAGAGTTCGGAGACTGTGCACGGAGAGCTGAAGAAGCGGGTTTTGACGGCGTAGAAGTTCACGGTGCACACGGATACCTGATCTCCCAGTTCATGTCCTCCTATACGAACAAGCGTACTGACGAGTACGGAGGGTCTCTCCAGAACCGCATCCGTTTCGCAGTAGAGATCGTAAAAGACATACGCTTGAAGGTCAGCAAGGATTTTATCGTTGGTTACCGTATCTCTGCAGATGAATATGTTACGGGCGGCAGGAATATCGGAGACACCATGACAATAATCCCTTACCTTGAAGAGGCAGGCATTGACTATATCCATGTATCAGCAGGCGTCTACCGCTCCTTTGACGACATTATCCCATCGCAGTACCGCGGACATTCATGGAACACTGACGCCGCAGGGGAGATAAAAAAGATAACAAAACTGCCTGTGATCTCGGTCGGAAGGATAAACGACCCGAGGCTTGCCGAGACCATTATATCATCCGGTAAAGCAGACATTGTTGCAATGGGACGGCAGTCATTGACCGACCCTGAGACTCCCAATAAGGCAAAAGAAGGCCGTTTCGACGAGATCCGCAACTGTATCGCATGCCATCACGGATGTGTAAAAAACCTTCTCAACAACGTCCCGATCCAGTGTATCCTGAACCCTAAGCTGGGCAGGGAAAGCCAGGTGTCTATTGAAAAAACAAAAAATCCCAAAAACATAATGGTCATAGGTTCAGGTCCAGCAGGGCTTGAAACGGCCATCACAGCGGCTTCGCGCGGACATAAGGTAAAGGTATTCGAGAAAAACCGCTGGGCAGGCGGCCAGTTTCGCATCGGCGCCGTACCCCCCGGAAAAGGGGAAATGATCAACTACATCAACTGGCAGCTCAATGAGCTCGAAAAACTTAACGTGCCTGTCCTGATGGAAACGGAAGTTAGTCCGGAACTTGTCAAAAAGGAAAAGCCTGATGTCATTTTCGCCGCCACGGGAGCAGAACCCATCATTCCAAACATACCCGGGGTCGACCGGCCAAACGTCGTCACCGCACATGATGTACTGGCAGGCAAAGTCAACACCGGCAATCGTGTTGTTGTGATCGGCGGCGGCTGTGTTGGAGCCGAAACAGCCAACCAGCTTGCGAGTTACTTAAAGAGCGTCACCATAATCGAAATGCTTGACGCGATAGCAGGCGATGAAATTCTTGTCCCGCGCTGGGACCTTCTTGACGACCTGGATAAGAACAAAGTCAGGATATGCACAAAGACCACTGTAGACGAGATCACCGATGAAGGCGTCAAGGTATCGGGTGCCGTGAACGAAGTGATCCCCTGCGACACAGTTGTCCTCGCTGTCGGGTCAAAACCTGTTCTGGGCATCGCGGATGTACTGAAAAAAGAGGGCTATGACGTCCGGGTCATAGGAGACGCTGCAAAAGTAGGACTTGGCGGGGAAGCCATAATGGAGGGCTTTGAGGTCGGAAGGACCATCTAGGGATAGTAAAATTTTTTCTGAGTTATTTCTGCTGCCTCTCATCGTCCGGTGAAAGGCAGCTTTTAATTTGTCCTTCTAAAAAGATCCAGGAATGAATCAATGTCCTTCTGAGAATAATGATAACCGGGACAGCATACAAGCTTTGCCGCGGCACCCAAAAGATAGTTCCAGAAAATACTCCCCATTTCTTCCGGATCTCCATCGCGGATCTCGCCCATCTCCTGTCCTCTCAACATTATACGGCCAAAGTATTCCCTGCCGTGATTGTTGGCAAAATAGCGTTCCTGCATCTCATTGCTTAGCTGCCCCTGGATATAGCAGGTAATATAGACCCGCAGCGGAGGGAAATATCCGCTTATCTCAGAATCGCTCAGAAGCCGTCTGGCGTAGAGCTCCAGCGCTTCCATTGCAGTCGGTATTGAAGCGCACTCCTCTTCACAGCTGGCTATAAGTTCCGCCTCTGCCTCCAATATTTCATTTTTGGATGAGAAGTATCGATAGATCAAACCTTTACTAATGCCTGCGGCATCGGCAATATCCTGGACGGTCGTATTCTTGAAGCCCTTTTCCAGAAAGAGCACCAAGGATGTCTCCAGTATCAGCTGTCGGCGAAGGTCCTTCAGTTTTGCCCTTTTTTCTTCTGACATAGACATGACAAAAACTTCTTTCATTTACATATTGATGTTCTTCATTCTCCTGCAATAAGAGAGTCTAACACATAAACCAGACCCTATAAACCCACCGGTAATAATCTTACAGGCTTGGGCCGATGCGGGTTATGCCGGTCTCCGAATGACCTAGTATCTCCGAGGATGTCTGTTCGCCGGAGACTACTGAGATCAGCTTTTGGAATAGCTTTTCCCCCGCGCTTTCGAGGGATTCATTCCCTAGCGTTACCGGACTTGCGTCAAAATCAATGTTCTCCTTCATCCACAAAGCCACGTTCGGATTGCCGGTTATCTTTATCACGGGGGCCAGGGGAGATCCCACCGGCGTTCCCCTGCCTGTGGTGAAGAGGACGACATGAGAACCTCCGGCAACCATCCCCGTTACGGACTCGACATCGAAACCCGGAGTATCCATTATCACAAGTCCCTTCGACGACGGGATCTCGCCATAGCGTACCACCTCCGCGATTTTGGAAGTCCCGGCCTTTGCAAGGCAGCCCATTGATTTTTCCTCTATCGTGGAAAGTCCTCCCTCGATATTCCCCGGAGTAGGCTGAGTTCCCCTCAGATCAACGTGCATCAAATTCGCGCTCCCTTCTACATCCCTGACGATCCTGACCACTCTTTCTCCGATTTCAGGAGTTGCGGCACGGGCGGATAGTATATGTTCAGCGCCTATCATTTCCGTGGTCTCGGACAATATGACCCTGGCCCCCAGGCTTATCAGCCTGTCTGAGACCCAGCCTACAAGCGGATTCGCGCTGATCCCGGAGGTAGCGTCGGATCCGCCGCACTCGAGCGAGACTGAGAGACCGCAAATGTCTGACTCCTCTCTCTTTTGCCCCATGCATTTCTCATGCATGTTTCGGACGATCTCTATGCCGGCGTTAACGGTAGCTGTTGTCCCGCCGCATTCCTGGATCCTCACAAATGCGGCGGGACGGCCGGAACCCTTCATCTTTTCCACCATACGCTCGGCTGACGATCCCTCGCACCCCAGGCTTACCACAAGCACTGCTGCAATGTTGGGGTTCATTGCTATGCCATCAAGCGTCCTCTGTGTCTGCTCCTTGTCTGCGCCGAGCTGTCCGCATCCGCTGCTGTGGCAGAAGGCCGCCGTCCCGGGCATAGCCTCGGCGATCTTCTGCGACACATGGTTGGCACATACAACAGATGAGAGAACAAGCACATGGTTCCGTACCCCGACACTTCCGTCAGGCCTTCTGTATCCCATGAACTTCATTCGAGGTCTCCTCTTCCTCTTCCGCTGACAATATTATGTACATGCACATGTTCGCCCTGTTTTATCATTTGGCTTGCATACCCTATCACTTCGCCGTACTTTATGACCTTTTCGCCCGAGCGTATCTCCTCCACCGCAGCCTTATGACCCATGTTAAGGCAGGATAATGATTTTATGCCGCCAGGAACGCCTTTCCCTTCAAGCTCTTCGTCTGTCGTGACGTCCTTTATCACAGTGACCACATTGTCATTTATGTTCACCCTTATGCAGTTCATTTTAATTACCTCCGTTTGGCTTAAGCATGCGACCCATGCCTGAATATATTAGCACAAAGGCTATAACAGTACCTTTATCCGTTGGGCAGAAGGTGACGATTTTATAACCGGATCTTTGCTTCACAGAAGACAAATCAAACAGGAAAGATTATGGCATAATATGCATACAAACGAAACGGTCTTCAGCGGAGGTGCAAAGAAAGGCAGAATGCTGAGCTACGATGAATTGATCAACAAACAGAGGCAATTTTTCTACACCAACGAGACGAAAAACTATGAATTTCGTATCTTTCAGCTCGAATTGCTCGAAAGTGCGATAAGAGATCACGAAGAGGAGCTTTGTGTTGCCTTTTGGAAAGACCTTAGAAAAAGTGAATTTGAGGTCTATTCAACAGAGATCGGGTTTGTATTAAGCAGCATAAAGAACATTAAAAAGAACCTGAAAAAATGGATGACGCCGCAAAAAGTCAAAAATCCCATCTATCTTACAGGATCTAAAAGCTATATTGTCAATGAGTCATACGGGGTCTCGCTTATCATTGGCGCCTTCAACTATCCCTTCCAACTGACAGTGGAACCGCTGGCAGAAGCCGCAGCCGCAGGAAATACAGCGGTTGTGAAACCGTCCGAACTCACTCCGAATGTCTCCTCTGTGATCATGAAGATGATAAATCAAACTTTCCCGGAAAATTTCATCCATGTCGTTGAGGGTGACGCTGACCAGACCGCGCG from Synergistaceae bacterium includes these protein-coding regions:
- a CDS encoding UxaA family hydrolase; protein product: MNCIRVNINDNVVTVIKDVTTDEELEGKGVPGGIKSLSCLNMGHKAAVEEIRSGEKVIKYGEVIGYASQMIKQGEHVHVHNIVSGRGRGDLE
- a CDS encoding TetR/AcrR family transcriptional regulator, yielding MSMSEEKRAKLKDLRRQLILETSLVLFLEKGFKNTTVQDIADAAGISKGLIYRYFSSKNEILEAEAELIASCEEECASIPTAMEALELYARRLLSDSEISGYFPPLRVYITCYIQGQLSNEMQERYFANNHGREYFGRIMLRGQEMGEIRDGDPEEMGSIFWNYLLGAAAKLVCCPGYHYSQKDIDSFLDLFRRTN
- a CDS encoding UxaA family hydrolase; this encodes MKFMGYRRPDGSVGVRNHVLVLSSVVCANHVSQKIAEAMPGTAAFCHSSGCGQLGADKEQTQRTLDGIAMNPNIAAVLVVSLGCEGSSAERMVEKMKGSGRPAAFVRIQECGGTTATVNAGIEIVRNMHEKCMGQKREESDICGLSVSLECGGSDATSGISANPLVGWVSDRLISLGARVILSETTEMIGAEHILSARAATPEIGERVVRIVRDVEGSANLMHVDLRGTQPTPGNIEGGLSTIEEKSMGCLAKAGTSKIAEVVRYGEIPSSKGLVIMDTPGFDVESVTGMVAGGSHVVLFTTGRGTPVGSPLAPVIKITGNPNVALWMKENIDFDASPVTLGNESLESAGEKLFQKLISVVSGEQTSSEILGHSETGITRIGPSL
- a CDS encoding FAD-dependent oxidoreductase, with translation MLDHLFSPITIKGKTMKNRLAVSPMVTNYCNEDGTCTETFAAYHEAKAKGGFGMIITEDFAVRPRGKGFRCLPGLWNDDQISGFREFTKRIHKHDTVLIAQIYHAGRQSSKMVLGQVPQAPSAIPCPFSPDMPEELSIEEIKKIITEFGDCARRAEEAGFDGVEVHGAHGYLISQFMSSYTNKRTDEYGGSLQNRIRFAVEIVKDIRLKVSKDFIVGYRISADEYVTGGRNIGDTMTIIPYLEEAGIDYIHVSAGVYRSFDDIIPSQYRGHSWNTDAAGEIKKITKLPVISVGRINDPRLAETIISSGKADIVAMGRQSLTDPETPNKAKEGRFDEIRNCIACHHGCVKNLLNNVPIQCILNPKLGRESQVSIEKTKNPKNIMVIGSGPAGLETAITAASRGHKVKVFEKNRWAGGQFRIGAVPPGKGEMINYINWQLNELEKLNVPVLMETEVSPELVKKEKPDVIFAATGAEPIIPNIPGVDRPNVVTAHDVLAGKVNTGNRVVVIGGGCVGAETANQLASYLKSVTIIEMLDAIAGDEILVPRWDLLDDLDKNKVRICTKTTVDEITDEGVKVSGAVNEVIPCDTVVLAVGSKPVLGIADVLKKEGYDVRVIGDAAKVGLGGEAIMEGFEVGRTI